From the Psychrobacillus sp. FSL K6-4046 genome, one window contains:
- a CDS encoding helix-turn-helix transcriptional regulator, giving the protein MEKVRWGRRIRAFRRLKMIKQVELAKEMDMSVSILGKIEQGKRAPTEAQLEKIAAILDIKLEELKGEIEAGEDK; this is encoded by the coding sequence ATGGAGAAAGTTCGATGGGGTCGACGCATTCGTGCATTTCGAAGGTTAAAGATGATCAAGCAAGTCGAGCTTGCAAAAGAAATGGATATGTCTGTGTCTATACTTGGGAAAATTGAACAAGGTAAGCGAGCTCCAACCGAAGCACAGTTGGAAAAGATTGCTGCCATACTTGATATAAAGCTAGAAGAACTAAAAGGAGAAATAGAGGCAGGTGAAGATAAATGA
- the dusB gene encoding tRNA dihydrouridine synthase DusB, which yields MTNAPTKPFQIGNHVMDNRVVLAPMAGICNSAFRLTVKEFGAGLVYAEMISDKGIVQKNERTLSMLYIDERENPLSLQIFGGEKETLVAAAQYVDQHTSADIIDINMGCPVNKIIKCEAGARWLLDPNKIYEMVSAVVDNVKKPVSVKMRTGWDEEHLYMVENAQAVESAGGAAVAVHGRTRVQMYEGEANWDLIRQVKEAVNIPVIGNGDVNTPQDAKRMLDETGVDGVMIGRAALGDPWMIYRTVEYLETGELKPEPTVQEKIDVCLLHFDRLTALKGEHIAVREMRKHAAWYLKGIRGNGTARNMINQTETAQELKDYLRFFAEESLKEYNEASTILA from the coding sequence ATGACAAATGCACCGACTAAGCCATTTCAAATTGGTAACCATGTAATGGATAACCGGGTGGTTTTGGCACCTATGGCTGGTATTTGTAACTCAGCATTCCGTCTAACGGTTAAAGAGTTTGGAGCGGGACTTGTCTATGCAGAAATGATTAGCGATAAGGGAATTGTTCAAAAAAATGAAAGAACATTAAGCATGCTTTACATTGATGAACGTGAAAATCCATTGTCTTTGCAAATCTTTGGCGGAGAAAAAGAAACACTAGTAGCTGCAGCGCAATATGTTGATCAGCACACTTCAGCTGATATTATTGATATTAACATGGGTTGCCCAGTGAATAAGATTATAAAATGTGAGGCTGGGGCAAGATGGCTCTTAGACCCTAACAAGATATATGAGATGGTATCTGCAGTTGTAGATAATGTAAAAAAACCTGTAAGTGTAAAAATGCGTACAGGCTGGGATGAAGAACACTTATATATGGTAGAAAATGCACAAGCAGTCGAGAGCGCTGGTGGAGCAGCCGTTGCCGTACACGGACGTACTCGTGTACAAATGTATGAGGGAGAAGCTAACTGGGACTTAATACGACAAGTGAAAGAAGCAGTTAATATTCCTGTCATCGGTAATGGGGACGTGAACACTCCACAAGATGCAAAACGTATGTTAGATGAAACAGGCGTTGATGGTGTAATGATCGGACGAGCAGCATTAGGTGATCCATGGATGATTTATCGTACAGTGGAATATCTTGAAACAGGCGAGCTAAAGCCTGAACCTACTGTGCAAGAGAAGATTGACGTATGTTTATTACATTTTGATCGGCTGACTGCTCTTAAGGGAGAGCATATTGCGGTCCGTGAAATGCGTAAGCATGCAGCTTGGTATCTTAAAGGAATCCGTGGAAACGGGACGGCTAGAAATATGATTAACCAAACAGAAACCGCACAAGAGCTTAAGGATTACTTGCGCTTCTTTGCAGAAGAGTCTTTAAAGGAATATAATGAGGCTAGCACAATTCTTGCTTAA
- the lysS gene encoding lysine--tRNA ligase, translated as MSNMEELNDQLLVRRQKMTTIQEKGLDPFGGKFERTHLSDQVVSEFEEFTKEQLEETPHEVVIAGRIMTKRGKGKAGFAHIQDLGGQIQIYVRKDAIGEDAYELFTTADLGDIVGVRGKVFRTQVGELSVKATEFTFLTKSLRPMPEKFHGLKDVEQRYRQRYLDLMTSAESKNTFITRSRIIQSMRRYLDSQGYLEVETPLLHTVAGGAAARPFITHHNALDMELYLRIAIELHLKRLIVGGLEKVYEIGRVFRNEGVSTRHNPEFTMIELYEAYADYKDIMNLTENLVAHVAQEVLGSTTVMYGDDEINLAPGWRRWHMADAVKETSGVDFWKEMTKEEAHALAKEHGVEVKPSMEVGHVLNEFFEQKVEETLVQPTFIYGHPVEVSPLAKKNPEDGRFTDRFELFIVRREHANAFTELNDPIDQRNRFEAQLEEKAAGNDEAHEMDEDFLEALEYGMPPTGGLGIGIDRLVMLLTNSPSIRDVLLFPTMRHRD; from the coding sequence ATGTCTAACATGGAAGAATTAAATGATCAACTTTTGGTGAGACGCCAGAAGATGACTACGATACAAGAAAAAGGATTAGATCCATTTGGCGGAAAGTTTGAAAGAACTCATTTAAGTGACCAAGTCGTTTCTGAATTTGAAGAGTTCACAAAAGAGCAGTTAGAAGAAACGCCTCACGAAGTAGTAATAGCTGGGCGAATCATGACGAAGCGCGGAAAAGGAAAAGCTGGGTTTGCGCATATACAAGATCTAGGCGGCCAAATTCAGATTTATGTACGAAAAGATGCAATTGGTGAAGATGCTTACGAGCTATTTACTACAGCAGACTTAGGTGACATCGTAGGCGTTCGAGGTAAAGTATTTAGAACTCAGGTAGGTGAATTGTCAGTAAAAGCAACAGAGTTTACCTTCTTAACTAAATCCTTACGTCCAATGCCAGAGAAATTCCACGGGTTAAAAGATGTTGAACAACGCTACCGTCAACGCTACTTAGATTTAATGACTAGTGCTGAAAGCAAAAACACTTTTATCACTAGAAGCCGTATTATTCAATCTATGCGTCGTTACTTAGATAGCCAAGGTTATTTAGAAGTAGAGACACCATTGTTACATACTGTAGCAGGGGGAGCAGCAGCTCGTCCGTTTATTACTCATCACAATGCATTAGATATGGAGCTTTATTTACGAATTGCAATTGAATTACACTTAAAGCGTCTAATTGTAGGTGGTTTAGAAAAGGTTTATGAAATAGGCCGTGTATTCCGTAATGAAGGTGTATCTACTCGTCATAATCCTGAATTTACAATGATTGAGTTATATGAGGCATACGCTGACTATAAAGACATCATGAATCTAACAGAAAATCTAGTAGCACATGTTGCTCAAGAAGTTCTTGGTTCTACTACAGTTATGTATGGAGATGATGAGATCAATCTTGCTCCTGGTTGGAGACGCTGGCATATGGCAGATGCAGTCAAAGAGACTTCAGGAGTTGATTTCTGGAAAGAGATGACGAAAGAAGAAGCTCATGCCTTGGCTAAAGAACATGGAGTAGAAGTTAAACCTTCTATGGAAGTGGGACATGTACTAAACGAATTCTTTGAACAAAAGGTAGAAGAAACTTTAGTTCAACCAACATTTATCTATGGACATCCAGTAGAAGTTTCTCCACTTGCGAAGAAAAATCCAGAGGATGGACGTTTTACAGATCGCTTTGAGCTGTTTATTGTTCGTCGTGAGCATGCTAATGCTTTCACAGAGTTAAACGATCCTATCGATCAACGTAATCGCTTTGAAGCGCAATTAGAAGAGAAAGCTGCCGGAAACGATGAAGCACATGAAATGGATGAAGATTTCTTAGAGGCATTAGAATATGGAATGCCACCAACAGGTGGACTAGGAATTGGAATAGATCGTTTGGTAATGTTATTAACAAACTCCCCATCTATTCGCGATGTTTTATTATTCCCTACGATGCGTCATAGAGATTAA